The following proteins are co-located in the Dromiciops gliroides isolate mDroGli1 chromosome 2, mDroGli1.pri, whole genome shotgun sequence genome:
- the DUS2 gene encoding tRNA-dihydrouridine(20) synthase [NAD(P)+]-like isoform X3 has product MGSADAERALAVARLVENDVAGIDINMGCPKEYSTKGGMGAALLSDPDKIEKILSTLVKGICKPVTCKIRILPSLEDTLNLVKRIERTGVAAIAVHGRKKEERPQHPVHCDIIKAIAEAVSIPVIANGGSHDHIKVYADLEAFRQVTSASSVMVGRAAMWNPSIFRKEGLQPLEKIMQEYIKYAVRYENHYTNTKYCLCQMLREQLETPQGKKLHAAQSSQEICDAFELGSFCEKVTAELAAKAATLQNGGQEDDDQSGDTDIIKMAVKFDKRQYPPQITPKMCLLEWCRKEKLAQPVYETVQRPVDRLFRSVVTVSEHKYCSALWDKSKKLAEQAAAIVCLRSLGLPEGKLDDAQSPLMHKRKVEERELCQDRENEETLPGGAPHKKPHLTLGTTNHSILSRP; this is encoded by the exons GGAGGAATGGGAGCAGCACTTCTGTCTGACCCAGACAAAATTGAGAAG ATTCTGAGTACTCTTGTTAAAGGGATTTGCAAGCCAGTGACCTGCAAGATTCGAATCCTGCCATCG CTTGAGGACACACTGAATCTTGTAAAGCGGATAGAGAGGACAGGGGTAGCAGCCATTGCAGTCCATGGAAG gaagaaggaagagagacctCAACATCCTGTCCACTGTGATATTATCAAAGCCATTGCTGAAGCTGTCTCCATTCCAGTAATCGCTAA CGGAGGATCTCACGACCACATCAAAGTGTATGCAGACCTAGAAGCCTTCCGGCAAGTGACTTCAGCATCTTCCGTGATGGTGGGACGGGCGGCCATGTGGAACCCATCCATCTtcaggaaggagggcctgcagcCTCTGGAAAAGATCATGCAagaatacataaaatat gCGGTGAGATATGAAAACCACTACACCAATACCAAGTACTGCTTGTGTCAGATGCTGAGAGAACAGTTAGAAACCCCCCAAGGAAAGAAGCTCCACGCCGCTCAGTCTTCCCAGGAAATCTG CGACGCCTTTGAGTTGGGCAGCTTCTGTGAGAAGGTGACTGCAGAGTTGGCAGCCAAAGCAGCCACACTCCAGAATGGTGGTCAGGAGGACGATGACCAGAGCGGAGACACTGACATCATCAAAATGGCAGTTAAGTTTGACAA gaGACAATACCCACCCCAGATCACACCCAAAATGTGCCTGCTGGAATGGTGCCGGAAGGAGAAGTTAGCCCAACCAGTTTATGAAACC GTTCAAAGACCAGTGGACCGTTTGTTCCGCTCCGTCGTCACTGTTTCCGAGCACAAGTACTGCTCAGCCCTGTG GGACAAGTCCAAGAAGCTGGCTGAACAAGCTGCAGCCATCGTGTGCCTGAGGAGCCTGGGCCTCCCTGAGGGGAAGCTGGATGACGCACAGAGCCCCCTCATGCACAAGCGCAAGGTGGAGGAGAGGGAACTGTGccaagacagagagaatgaggagaCCCTTCCTGGTGGAGCCCCTCACAAAAAGCCCCACCTGACCCTGGGCACCACCAACCACAGCATTCTCAGCAGGCCGTGA